A stretch of DNA from Tigriopus californicus strain San Diego chromosome 8, Tcal_SD_v2.1, whole genome shotgun sequence:
ACCACACAAAAATTCGCCTTGTTCTTTGATGATCTCGCCGTAgcttttgtatttttcttcTCCCAATTTCAGATTGAACAAGCTAGCCTTGCaatcgaaatttgaaaatggacaaaccGAGAACCCTAACAACAACATTACAAGGCAATTTATCTAGATAACTTGTGGGACACACTTCTTCAAGCCCCGCTagttttccatttgtttcGGTCCAAATGAGGGAGGCGACAAAAATGAGCCGTTCACACTCTCACCTGCCTAATGCTTAGACCCTCACGGCGTATTTGAGAGCaaaaatcttatttcaaataaatgcCATTAAGGCGAAGATAGAAGAGTTTGAGTTAAATCACCCCTGTTAGGTTTGGCATATCATCTTCGTCTCCTTTTTGAGATCATTTGACGTCGAATGGGATAGCGGGAGAAGCCCAAAAAGTAGACTGCACACCCTAATGGAAACAGGGAGGGTCTCAAACGAGCTCATAAATCAAGACGACTTGGGCAAAAATGATCCAGGATTTCGTCTTCACAGTGATGGATTTATGGATCAAGGAATGAAACGACACGTCAAAGACGGAAGAATACTCTCCAACGTGTATACGTAAAAGGCTAACCTTTCATGTTCATGAACTTACTGTAAAGTTTGAGATTTCCCAACTCGGCCGGAAGTGGTTTTGGAATATATCGCTGACTTTTCGACGAGGGTCGCGCGTAAGCTGGACGGAATTTTTTGGCTGCAGGCGAAGACGAGAGCGAGCTCATGGCTAGGAGCGAAGAATTATGGGTGCCATTGGCCGTCACAGGTATGGAGGGGGAACACGACAGCGACCCCGACGAAGAGTGCGAAGTCTGAGGTTGCATGCTTGGAACACCGAGTTGATGTTGGGAAGCCGCAGCGGCCACGGCGGCGGCTTGAGCCGCCAACTGTTGTGATAACGAAGCATGAGCCGCCGAAAACGAGGAGGCTTGGAGAACGCCTGCACCTGCAGGGATACCGCACTGTCCCACCGAAATGGGACCACTCACCCCCCCATTGAAAGCCGACAGGGTTGGACCACCCTGACCCGAAGGTGACCCATAAGGACCCGGATGGAAGGTGGATGGGGCTGTATTGGAACCTGGTGGAGCGATGGGGTAGTAAAGACTCGTCCCGCCTGGGCCATAATAGCTGTAAGAGAAATCAACAAGACTATAATGTGACTGATGCGACTGTCAAGGGTCTTCTCTGAAGCAAAATCAAGTGCCGTAAAGGGTTGGAACTGGGGGCTTCAAACACCGCGGCGGTTTGTCGACTTAATTTATTGGTTTTTCGAAATTGGCTtttctgtctctctttttccctGCTTCGTTTCCCTGAGAGAGGATACTTGGGGGTCTGACAGACTTGAACCTTTTCTCTTGCCACCAAACCCCAGGGATGACAGAGTTGCGGGGGGAAAATGACTCATTCCATGGTTCGTGATCTGTAAAAAGAAACCTGCCTCTTTTTCCACCGAGTAGTCGAAGTCAACGTGAAGTACAGTGTAAAGCCTCACTGCAGGAAAGTTTCGAGGCACCACGTTTACAAGAGAAGTTGCTTGAGCTCAAAGCCCTAAGGGTCTTAACGTTCACCCTTTCTCCACTAGCTGAAATGATCGGCCAACCCAAATAGCACGGTAGACGTAAGACTGCCACCATGTTCCAAGGGAACGGATCCCAAGCAAGTCCACGGGAAACACCTCACCTCATGCAGACTTGGCTCACCTGGGGGTCACGAAATGGATCCATTAGACAAGAACGCCCGAAACGATCCAACCATCACTCAATGTGTACTATAACAGTATACGACCGTACCCTTTCATTTTAACCCCAACAACCAACTTCGCTCGATTCCCTGGCtggaaaagcaattttgttcAAGCTCTCCATCGATGATGAGAGAGCACCCTGTATGTACTTCAATATTCAGTACATTAATCAAACCACCAGCAGAGAGTGAAAATGATCGGGGCACGACAATTTCCAACCTTcaattgtttgtcaaagagCTCAAGGCGGGCTGAAATTGTATCTAAATGCAAGCTGAGCTTCTTCTTGATCGCCTTTGCGGCCTTGGGCCTTGATCTGGTCGTGGGCAATAAAGGGCCTCCTACTGCAATATCACCGCAATGCCGTCAGACGATGGTAACAAACTTTCGAGTCGCCTCTCGGACTCCTCAGTTATCACAACTGTCACACGCTTTCATAATTACCAAGTCAAATTAGTTTCCAACATAAAGGGATTGAGAACAGTTCTTTTCATTCGGGTTGACAAGTTACTCGTTTCTCGTTGGGTCCATTCTTGGTCTTCATCAACATTTGTAAGTAATTCTCAGCAGTCGAGCGTCCCTAATCTTGAAACTAGTGCTTTATCTCTTCATTGGAGGATGATCACGGGGGTTCAATTGGGACATGGAGATGGAACCAActtggaaagaagaaaaagagaaagaaagacacaGAAGAGACGAAGAATGAGGGATAAtgcgagcaagcaagcaagacgAGGGGGAGGAATCACATTGATTGGATTCTTTCTCTCGTCTCTTGCGGCAGTCTTTATTCGTTTGCAAGATCCTACTTCGTTTTGAGTATGGCAGAACCAAGTTAATCCAATTTTcctatcaaatttgatcccaatCCAATACCATTGATTGACGTCGAAAAATTGAGATTCATTCTCGGTTTGAGTGGCATAGCCTTCGAAACAACATCAGTTCCGTCCGGGTGGACCTCTCCATACAAGACTCCGCTCCAAGACGAGTGTTCCCGATTTCCATGTGAAAGCTGCGAAACGAAATAGAGACCCTACCCTACAAAAACTACCCTACAACACTTTCGCCCCCATTTTGCTTGAGCTTCTCAATATCAGGCACATCACCTGCCCCATTAAATATCTCAAGTGACACTCAGAGTCACCGTTCATCCATGTGCAAAGATTGCTGTTCACCCATGAGAAATCCGTTCTTGAGGCAAAAGGGAAGACATCAGGGCAAGTTGCTGACTTTTGAGAGACAATTTGCGAGATTTGTCTCGAAATGCTCGTTCAAGTGGCAAGCTGTTATTGTCTCTTTTGTCAGGCACTAGTTCAGACATGGCAAAGGCCGGATTGAGAATGGAAAATCGAGCCAATCGCAGATTTTTGCGGCTCCACCTAAATATATCTTGATTTGCTCGTGGCTTTCAACGTCAATTAGGAGAACACAGAAACGACTAACGATGGAATTCGATTCATCATTGTTTTTTCAAGCCTTCCAATTACCTCGTCTTGTCCAACTTATCGACTAAATGGGCACAAACTGAACCTAAGCGAGTATTAGTTAACGTACCTTTTGACAAGCATTTGAGTGAATTTTTCCAGGGAGTCCTCAATCTTGACAGTTGAGGGTGGGACAGAAAGGTCTGTCGCACGTCACACGcccaatttgaagatgaagatggtTATACTTGAACTAGACTTTTGGCACTCGTCTTCATTCACTTCTCACTGTCACCAAAGAATGGAAGTGTACATGTATGCCCTCTGAACAACCAAGTAGCGCGATGTAGTAGCTCTACGGCAGAATCTCTGTCATGCCATTTACAACTACAATCAATCACAGTTCCAAGGAACGTCAGAAGACAAGctgatcctttttttttgcagcAGGCCTGCTCGTTCCCAACACAAACTGGAGATAAAGGCTGAGGGGCGATGTTTCGGGTATCACTGATCTTTTCCAACTGAAGAGAGCGGCACTTTGGTGCATCAAGAAGTGAGTGACCCACAATTCTCCTTTTCATCCTCTCTTTTGTGTTTTGCTACGGGGGAAGAAGCTCCGTGGGCGCgcttttgaggccaaaatATGATGTTGCTACTCACGGaaaggaagaggacgaggcgaacgaaagaaagagaccGACCTCAACTCAACTACCAGCCTTCGTAGGGTTGTACGCCACCAATAGAAGAGCCCAAGGGTGGTTAAGTCTGTCAAGTGCTACGTGTAGTGAAAGAATCGTAAGTTCGTGGGAGCGAGAGTACGTGTTTTAAGTTGTGTAAAAGGCATTTTGATGGGTGAAGGAATTGGGCAAGGATATAATGGCGGTTCTTCCTAATTTTGACAGCTTGACATTCCGTGCTACCATCGGAAaatctctctccctcttcacGTGGAAAAGGATGGGATTGAGCGAAggccaaaattggcaaaggCACATCCTGCACGGCaacaatttgaagatttcCACATCGGGAAATTCAACGATAAACAGGCTACTCATTCCGCCACGACATCTCGAATTCCACCGGCAGTAATGCAAAATGTCACCTCCGATTTGTCACTGGAAAGTAAATCTAAATGAGCAAACAGGCAGCAGCATTGCAGAAAAGTAGGGTCTTCTCCACCTCTCGCAATCAATCACGGAAGATTTGATCAGCTTAGCCACTCTGAACTCAGATTTGGTGGGGTGTCGTGATAGTTGAACTCGTTGGTGAGGAATGTAGGACCAGGCATCGCCTAAAGCAGGAACCAAAACGCCTTCGCTCGAATCTAACCCAAAAAAGACCCGCAGTAAGTTGAAAAGGAACAGGCACGGCCTTGAGGCTTAAGGTCAATTTGATTTACCGACCCTTGAATTTTGTGGTCATTTGATTCGCGATGACCACTGCTAGATCATAGTGATCGGCCATTCGATTCAGCTTTTGTGCAATGTCATAAAAAATTGGGGTTTGCTTTTCCACACTCCAATTATCTTCATCCATGATGTATCGAAAAGGAAATGCGATGCTGAAACGAACGCGAGAATAAAGTACGATGGCGTTAAGTTCGCTCTTCACGGGTGGGATCGTCCTTACCTGTCCAAGACAACCAACTTAACATTGGTCATATTGTTTAAAACTCTTTGTTCCAAGTCGTCCAAGGTGCTTAGTAATCCTTCtacattttcaattcttttgtaCATGATGTTATCCATGAAGTTCCTCGCCTTCAGCTTTTGAACTTCCCTAAAAAATGTCGCTAGTTTTCGTCATGTGTTAAGGGCGAATGGGTAGACATAATTCGGACATTTCAGCACCTCGAGATATCCAGATAAGCAATGTCTTCGTGTTACTTTTCGAGGcgaccttttgaaaaaaagaaatactcaCCATAATAGTTTTGAATTGCAACAGTTAAGGAACAGCAACCTTTATACCGtatgaatgcatttgatttcaattattCAATGAAGTCAGTATCCTTACATCAATTTTATAATCTTGAAAAATAAGGACTATTTGGCACAGTAGTGGACACTAAATCCCAGTAGGATAAAAATTAAAACACAGTTGAATGGAACGTTAACAGCTATCTACTAATTTAAATTAGTGAAGCAAgattttgggggaaaattCGAAAGAACgaagcaattattttttaCTAAATTTGTTGGTGTGTAAAGCATTAGTGAGGAATCTAATTTGCGTTGTTTAAAAATTTAGCGTATTATTTCGAAATTACGCAAATCAATATcttgaaatcaagaaaaagaatcaaattcTCAAATAAATATTAGGGTTAATCTTCGCCTGataaaagatattttctttgatttttcagTCTATTTTGTGTCTCTCGGAATTTTGGTAAATGTTAGGTAGCCCTTGGCTCTGATGGAAGACACCACTCTCTTATCCAGAGTTTTATTTTACTTGTGGATGCATACTTTAAAAAGCTAACTCGTCCAATCAGTATTCCCTAAGTTTCCTCTTGAATAAAGATTTCGGTGAGGTTGCGTAAAGCTCTTTCTGAATACAGTGAAGTCCAGACAAAGGAAACTCCAAAAAAATTACGAAAAAAGGTCCTTATATCCGGATTGCTCCTATTACGCAACTTTGCTTTTTCTGGTGGATTATGATACAACAGTAATGACTGATTACTCTAAAGAGTGCAATAAACAATTTCGATCTTGAAGCCTACTGTATTCCACATACTAATAAAAATAGTGAAGCTTCTTTTAGTAATAGAAAGAATACATATTTTATGCTGTTTGGCTTGATGGGCTTGCAGTAATAGTTTTTCTAGTAGTTTCCTTGATTATATCTCCAAGGGAAATTGGCCATCTCTaatctttttgattgtttgaggcgAAAGGCGCAAATTTATATAAAAAATCCAATATAACTTACCCAAAGGGTTTCCATTTCTGGATTCTATCAGTGTTTTAGACAAATTTGAATGTATATTTCCCAAATAATAATGTATTATGTAATATTGAATATTTATGTCAAGCCTATTAGGGTTTGTTAGGTGGAGTCTATGAAAAATCTAcccaaaaacgtttttttttgtgcataCTCCAAAACGCAAAAAAAATTCACCCATGCAAACTGAAatctcttttcttgaaaaaagtaacTTTAATCTGTGGGATAATTTCAAACTTCgaaatgctactttttttcaaagataaatattgaataactATTTTCCCAACGAAGCCCTACTATTCTTTTACAAAGGCTAAATATGCTCTTGTTTCTCAGTGCCGTAACTTTAAATAGCAAAATAAGTGTTAACGAATAAATCGATATTGTTTCGGTATCACTTGAAAAATTGTAAATTATTGATACggatatctttcaaatcatgttAATAATGATTAAATACAGCAGCCCTACATTTTTTATCGTTTCAATTGATAATATCAAGTTAtcttttatttgcaaaaaaatccctttATCGGCAGAAAGGCAGAGGGAGAAAATCAATGTGGGAGTTGTGTTTAGGTTAAATCTAATGCTTTCTCTAAATACATAACCAACTTAATGTGTTACGGGTTTCGAATCGGAAGgaaaaacagaacaaaaataaaatcaaaattcaagtttcaaaagatTTTGCTTTGGATAtcgtgaaatatttttagacAAAGCCAGTATTTTtggcaaaggaaaaaaaccctgAATACATAGATCAACACCATCTTGGGCACAAACTATTAAAAATAGAATCTGCAAGAACTGACTTTTTCGTATTTTGACTACAGAAGGAATATTTTTGAgatatttcatatttaaaaACAAACATCATTCCGCTCTCTATTGAAAACCATGGCCAGTTCTCCGTGACTCCATCATAAAGataacaacaaaatgttgctgCACGAAGTGCTCTCGGCTTTTctgtttcttaaaaaaaactgtcttTCTAGTAAATGCTTACGAACTGAGTACAAAAACCACAAACTGTCTTGGCAGATGCCCAATGTTTTTTCATGAATCAACACATTGTAGCATGTATCATCGAAAATTAATTAGACATTTTTCATTAGGAGCCTCATTGGTTTATGGACATGAAGCCGGAGAAATCGGGGTTTGCCGTCAAGAGGAAATTCCAGAGGGAGCAAGTTTAATAAGAGTCAGTGGTATAAGTATGAATAATATTAATACAATGAGGTTAACTGTTCTCGTTCGGCAAATTTGCATCTCTTGAtcagttttcattttgcttgtaTCTGGCTTGAAATGGTCTCAAGCATTCTGCAGTATGCAGCGGGCAAAGAAAGTGTCACGttctttattttattcattgcACCTATAAAGCCAAGGCTTCCACGTCAAAAAAGGATGATGAAGAGTTGGTCAAACGTACCAAACAGGATTAGCCAAGTCATTGAACTGAGTGGACGCTTAATATTAGATGTAACAGACTTTCATGTCACACTGCAAAAGCAACATCATATTCTGGACTCTCTTCTTAATGGCAAAACCCCATTGACCTCGGGTTGCCTTTCTCTAACCAAGCAAGGCGGATCCCAGGTACCATACTGACTCCCAATTATCATCCAACACTCACGCCTGACAATCCGGAGCTTGATCCAACATGGCGAGGGCGTTCTTTCGCGTGGCATCAGCCATTTGTCGCATCCGAGCGCCATTAAATGAGCCCTCCGTATCCAAATAGACGGCTGATCCGGCCAATCCCTCCATACTCAAGGGCAACTGAACCACAGCACACAAATGGAGACACCATTGGGACTTGCCGGATCCAGCCTCGCCACAAATCTCTGAGTCAATCGGGGAAATAAGATTTCAGATTATCATGACCCCGACGGGCAGGATGTCACAAGCTCCATCAGCGAACCTGTCAACGATCCCATGGGAAAAGGTCGTTCTCCTAAGAATTGGTCTAATCCGGCATTGAAGGTCCTCAGACTAGGAGCGCTTTTAGCAAAAAAGGCCTTCaaaggagaggagaagaggTCGCCCAAGTCAGCCATGGTGGCAAGGCAGGTGAGTGGGCGGGTGGGTGTGGTCAAATGTATGGCAAGATCGAGGGATTCAGGTCCAGTATCACATGCTACGAGTATGATTAACTAACTGGTTATCTGGCCGAGTTTGTGCCGCCATGGCTTTAGAGTTGGACATTGAAGTATAGTGACGCTGAAACTTCCTTTCATGGCTTTGTGCTTCTTGATAAGTTTAATGGAGTTAGAACAACCAGCCAGGCACTAACATCGCACACAATATGGCTTTCATTTTACCAGATGGCGTCCCTGTTTCGAGAAAACAAAGGGCCCCGAGAAGTACTAGAATCTCAACGGAAGTCGCTACTTTTGGTCTACCTGAACCTCTTATTAGGTTGAAACGTTTTTATTTTTAAGATGACCAGcgacaatgacaaaaatatctCTATTATGAAGAAATGATAACGCCTCAGaagtaaattgaaatgcaGGCTGAGATGTAAAAATGAATACGCTTGTAAAATGGGATAAAATGAGCCCGCATTCAAGTTCAACCCTCAAAATGTCCATTCATATGCTCGCtcttgataaaacccgttcacGAGACACTCATCATGGCTATTTATAGGACCCTCGCCAATTGTCATGATTCTTTAAAACTTGCAATTCGTCATCAAAATGGGGCGAGGCctgagtggatggatggatggatggatcgtcAATGCCAGAATGCGCTGCGCACCAAAGCTCCCTCTCTGTGGCGAATTCGGCATTTCCTCTGCAGCTAGCTAGCTGTTTAGCCTGTACCTGCGGGTCTCTACTTCTTTCTCCCACATAGATGGTCTCATTTGGAAGCGCAGATCAGTTGCCTTGCGCAAGGCGAGTCTTGTAGGCTTCAGGCAGCAGCGCGTCAACAACAATTCAGTAGTTGAAAAGCGGTCGAAGAGTGTAGACGTCCACGTTGTCGCTCGAATGAATCCCGCGTGTTTTTGTTACTCGGTGACAAGTGTTGTTTCATACCCTTCAAGAAACGTGTTTGTTGCTGTGACACCGACGTGATCAGTGGTTTGACGATTTAACATACTAGAATCTAGGAACAGTTTGACAAGGTTCCATGTTTATGCAAGTGCTCGTTCAAATGGCTTGCGTCAAAAGGCCGAAACACTGAACAACCTTTGCCTAAGAGTTTGTCTAAGATAAGCGACTTGCCTTATTTGATCGTTCTGATCTGAGCTATTCAGGGCGAGCtctcgatttttttgtttgccgTGTGCTTGCGCCCTTTTGAGACAAGAATTCGTCTTATTTGAGTTCAGTGTGTTGTCGGAGTTGTTTTGGGTGAGAGGCTCTCGTCGGTTTTCCATTGCGATATTGGGATGCCCtttggttttcaaacaaaCTACTGTCAAATCGGGAGAGATTGGCAGTGGAAAATTGTGTGCACATTTCAAACGATTGTTCGCAGGAGGAGTGTTCATCCTTCTCCCTGTTCTCATCCCTTCGATTAGAGCTTTAGACGACGACACAGTGCCATACTACCTACCTACAGTACATACACGAAAGACCAAGAAGCCCGAGCAgagttcgttcgtttgttcgttcgttcgttgtcATTCAGTTTGCGGAACGTGATGCGCCATTGCTCCACTCCAGTTTCAAATCCACCcaagtgaaaaacaaaaatcaacttGCACATCTGAGTGTTTTCTCTCATCAAGTGGTGTGTTTGCCAACGTTCTTCTCTCcatgtgtgtgcatgtgtgtgtcTCTTGATGTcggtgtgagtgagtgtcacATGTATTCATACAATAAGGTGAAAGAAATACACACGACCAAGTACAGTTGGAACAGCTCTCCTGTTTTGCATCCACTGGCAGTGAATAGTGAGGTTGAAATCGTGCCATCGAGGCCTCAATGATTACGCGTCATGACTAGTGTTCAAGCTCTTAGGAGCGCATTCGATTTCTGGAGACCTGTGCATCTCAACGAAGATGACAGTCTGTCTTTGGAACAGATTACCAATAGTTTTAGTGCTCCAATTACCGAGGAGCACGCCTTTGCCATCATCTACGAATGCTGCAAgactttgaaaaatgtcttcCAAGGCCAGAGATCCAATTGT
This window harbors:
- the LOC131884414 gene encoding uncharacterized protein LOC131884414 isoform X2: MADLGDLFSSPLKAFFAKSAPSLRTFNAGLDQFLGERPFPMGSLTEICGEAGSGKSQWCLHLCAVVQLPLSMEGLAGSAVYLDTEGSFNGARMRQMADATRKNALAMLDQAPDCQAYYGPGGTSLYYPIAPPGSNTAPSTFHPGPYGSPSGQGGPTLSAFNGGVSGPISVGQCGIPAGAGVLQASSFSAAHASLSQQLAAQAAAVAAAASQHQLGVPSMQPQTSHSSSGSLSCSPSIPVTANGTHNSSLLAMSSLSSSPAAKKFRPAYARPSSKSQRYIPKPLPAELGNLKLYSSPDILICGNCREMFSDLVDMIEHKKHYCKLRFTCKCDMTNDEACLNGSLCSTTNSGDPDDHQTSICRILVCTFRKRSSGQFRNGKLSNDPNIF
- the LOC131884414 gene encoding uncharacterized protein LOC131884414 isoform X1, which translates into the protein MADLGDLFSSPLKAFFAKSAPSLRTFNAGLDQFLGERPFPMGSLTEICGEAGSGKSQWCLHLCAVVQLPLSMEGLAGSAVYLDTEGSFNGARMRQMADATRKNALAMLDQAPDCQAYYGPGGTSLYYPIAPPGSNTAPSTFHPGPYGSPSGQGGPTLSAFNGGVSGPISVGQCGIPAGAGVLQASSFSAAHASLSQQLAAQAAAVAAAASQHQLGVPSMQPQTSHSSSGSLSCSPSIPVTANGTHNSSLLAMSSLSSSPAAKKFRPAYARPSSKSQRYIPKPLPAELGNLKLYSSPDILICGNCREMFSDLVDMIEHKKHYCKLRFTCKCDMTNDEACLNGSLCSTTNSGDPDDEIVWNQNKSLEGPRVSINSDVSKPRSSTSTPASKWLHCITCKSPFSNAWDLMVHVQTAHMLNIYLLADSKKMGQQQTTVVNDSSLDDLGTCHGPSLPSSTKESDMVPSSAISSTIVCMSSPNSLKNAIEPIMSVASVVEAGIYPTATNSLSSTPSYSAFTSNTSTTLSQNVTMSNK
- the LOC131884414 gene encoding uncharacterized protein LOC131884414 isoform X3 → MADLGDLFSSPLKAFFAKSAPSLRTFNAGLDQFLGERPFPMGSLTEICGEAGSGKSQWCLHLCAVVQLPLSMEGLAGSAVYLDTEGSFNGARMRQMADATRKNALAMLDQAPDCQAYYGPGGTSLYYPIAPPGSNTAPSTFHPGPYGSPSGQGGPTLSAFNGGVSGPISVGQCGIPAGAGVLQASSFSAAHASLSQQLAAQAAAVAAAASQHQLGVPSMQPQTSHSSSGSLSCSPSIPVTANGTHNSSLLAMSSLSSSPAAKKFRPAYARPSSKSQRYIPKPLPAELGNLKLYSSPDILICGNCREMFSDLVDMIEHKKHYCKLRFTCKCDMTNDEACLNGSLCSTTNSGDPDDVAWDLL